In Streptomyces puniciscabiei, a single genomic region encodes these proteins:
- a CDS encoding flavin-containing monooxygenase, producing the protein MPPTPQRDFSAPTIVIGAGPHGLAAAALLNRSGEPTVILERSDRVGASWAQRYDHLRLHTTPGTSQLPGLPIPRQAGPWVSRDDYVRYLEDYVAHHRLDVRVNTEVQRIERAEPGSRARWLVHSADGLVPAGAVVVATGRCRTPDTPRWPGRSTFTGTLLHSAHYRSPAPYRGRDVLVVGAGNSGTEIASVLAGAGAERVRISVRTSPNILPRSSARWHAAGRLTEVLPLAWRDRTSLLTQRLAVPDLTSRGLPRPRTGLYTRNVREGVNPVLDHGFVDAVLSGRVEPVAAVQAFDGPDVVLADGTRLRPDTVIAATGFRSDLHDLVGTLGVLDDAGQPLAVGGQSHPTAPRLYFTGYTNPLTGVLRQAGIEARAIAHALRREKARPALPLPQPGGRRAAGALDNGHAPG; encoded by the coding sequence ATGCCCCCCACACCACAGCGAGACTTCAGTGCTCCCACGATCGTGATCGGAGCCGGCCCGCACGGCTTGGCGGCCGCCGCGCTGCTGAACCGCTCCGGCGAGCCGACCGTGATCCTGGAACGGTCGGACCGCGTGGGAGCGAGCTGGGCGCAGCGCTACGACCACCTGCGTTTGCACACCACTCCCGGCACGTCGCAACTCCCCGGCCTGCCAATTCCGCGTCAGGCGGGTCCTTGGGTGAGCCGGGACGACTATGTGCGCTACCTGGAGGACTACGTCGCCCATCACCGACTCGACGTCCGGGTGAACACGGAGGTGCAGCGCATCGAACGGGCCGAGCCGGGTTCGAGAGCACGATGGCTGGTGCACAGTGCCGACGGTCTGGTACCCGCTGGTGCGGTCGTGGTGGCCACCGGCCGCTGCCGCACGCCCGACACTCCGCGCTGGCCAGGGCGTTCGACGTTCACCGGCACCCTGCTGCACTCGGCCCACTACCGCTCTCCGGCCCCCTACCGGGGGCGGGACGTGCTGGTGGTCGGCGCCGGCAACAGCGGTACCGAGATCGCCAGCGTCCTGGCCGGGGCCGGAGCCGAACGGGTACGGATCTCAGTTCGCACCTCACCCAACATCCTGCCCCGCTCCAGCGCACGATGGCATGCGGCCGGCCGGCTGACGGAGGTCCTCCCACTGGCGTGGCGTGACCGCACCTCCCTGCTCACGCAACGTCTCGCGGTGCCCGACCTGACCTCACGGGGACTGCCCCGGCCCCGCACCGGTCTGTACACCCGCAATGTCCGAGAAGGGGTCAACCCGGTGCTCGACCACGGCTTCGTGGACGCCGTCCTGTCCGGCCGGGTCGAGCCGGTCGCGGCCGTCCAGGCGTTCGACGGCCCGGACGTGGTACTGGCCGACGGCACCCGGCTGCGACCCGACACGGTCATCGCCGCCACGGGGTTCCGGTCCGACCTGCACGACCTGGTGGGGACCCTGGGCGTACTCGACGACGCCGGGCAGCCCCTCGCCGTAGGCGGGCAGAGCCACCCTACGGCCCCGCGCCTGTACTTCACCGGATACACCAACCCCCTCACGGGTGTCCTTCGCCAAGCGGGCATCGAGGCACGCGCAATTGCCCATGCGTTGCGACGGGAGAAGGCGCGGCCAGCCCTTCCCCTCCCCCAGCCCGGCGGTCGCCGCGCGGCCGGCGCACTCGACAACGGGCACGCACCGGGCTGA
- a CDS encoding YncE family protein, translating to MAHRKVYLAVGRTSTRIYRFDPIDGDTRVVDNVAPYESGYTAMGAQYRGDDKEPLLLAVSRNKLITVDVAAGTLKEQVIDGLPNGPWFDGDMDPDGKNLFVAGNADTPSYAVDVAAGTATPRNAPGGGRWDDFAYHPKDGRLYSVEGDNGDLLLIDPGRQPMKTVLKAGVFPPAQASGAAGSRKAYAATFFDQDGNFYAVDSAGNVNHLDLTTAEIPDHSQRIGRGRVPVGDLEIVNGAGRITPLPVPPSYDEIVVTKKFKGTWENGEPRGRVYSFDLTLTAVSKDRGTAEDVRKFRISFDLPTVKGAKAEASGVDVIAQDGKAYLSSVGDQFLAAGTSRPITVLITVLGDPAHLPQEYPLDGLRATRLLSH from the coding sequence ATGGCTCACCGCAAGGTGTATCTCGCCGTCGGCCGGACCAGCACCCGGATCTACCGCTTCGACCCCATCGACGGCGACACCCGCGTCGTCGACAACGTCGCGCCCTACGAGAGCGGCTACACCGCCATGGGAGCGCAGTACCGCGGAGACGACAAGGAGCCGTTGTTGCTGGCCGTGAGCCGCAACAAGCTCATCACTGTCGACGTGGCGGCCGGCACCTTGAAGGAGCAGGTCATCGACGGGCTGCCAAACGGGCCCTGGTTCGACGGCGACATGGACCCCGACGGCAAGAATCTCTTCGTCGCCGGCAACGCCGACACCCCCAGCTACGCCGTCGACGTGGCAGCCGGCACGGCCACACCCCGCAACGCACCGGGAGGCGGACGGTGGGACGACTTCGCCTATCACCCCAAGGACGGGCGGCTGTACTCGGTGGAGGGCGACAACGGTGACCTGCTGCTTATCGACCCGGGCCGGCAGCCCATGAAGACCGTCCTCAAGGCTGGTGTCTTCCCGCCGGCTCAAGCCAGCGGCGCGGCAGGCTCGCGCAAGGCGTACGCAGCCACCTTCTTCGACCAGGACGGCAACTTCTACGCGGTCGACTCCGCGGGCAACGTCAATCACCTCGATCTGACCACGGCGGAGATCCCCGATCACTCGCAGCGCATCGGACGGGGCAGGGTGCCCGTCGGCGACCTGGAGATCGTGAACGGGGCCGGGCGTATCACCCCGCTGCCTGTGCCGCCCAGTTACGACGAGATCGTCGTGACGAAGAAGTTCAAGGGGACATGGGAGAACGGCGAACCCCGGGGCCGGGTCTACAGCTTCGACCTCACCCTCACCGCCGTCAGCAAAGACAGAGGCACGGCGGAGGACGTCAGGAAGTTCCGTATCTCCTTCGACCTGCCCACGGTCAAGGGTGCGAAAGCCGAAGCCTCCGGCGTCGACGTCATCGCCCAGGACGGCAAGGCATACCTGAGCTCGGTGGGCGACCAGTTCCTCGCCGCGGGCACGTCCCGGCCGATCACCGTGCTGATCACCGTGCTGGGCGACCCGGCCCACCTGCCCCAGGAGTACCCCCTCGACGGCCTCAGGGCCACACGCCTGCTCAGCCACTGA